One genomic region from Athalia rosae chromosome 3, iyAthRosa1.1, whole genome shotgun sequence encodes:
- the LOC105690240 gene encoding integrin alpha-PS1 isoform X1: MQRLMMLLIIFSIIYGVFSFNLEARIPVIKRGSPGSYFGYSVAEHQEIADDNKSTSWMLIGAPLDQNLQPGTNKSGALWQCPLTTYNNDCIQVVTDGRHAEIPSNSIIESEELVKPSNDEIKDNQWLGVTVRSQGVGGKVMVCAHRYIVKTPDSRWGQGLCYILSQNLKYEEVKKPCSGRPTNKAHEQFGYCQAGTSGLLTSEDRVLIGTPGPHTWKGNLFLFAVSEDFLERDHTIYYAPMQDASPVDKYSYLGMSVAVGKFFGDAISYAAGAPRSNGTGQVVLLSKLDKQAEMNVDLILDGEQFASSYGYEIMSADVNGDKIGDLIVAAPFYFKKAEGGAVYIYTLLCKNPKENPKCNKPVKLIGHEESRFGFSLTNLGDLNKDGYEDIAIGAPYEGKGAVYIYLGSKDGIITSPSQVIHSHQMPTSLSTFGYSLSGGIDMDQNGYPDLLVGAYDNDAVVLLRARKIIDITTYIRYLNKNMTYQEKIAPIDPNKVGCPTDPSSNYTCFSFEACCKTASLVRDEDMQNLKLKYSIEAETYSGVRKFSRVWFKNDSVRPNFISRTVTLDPSKLEHCQVDTVYLKENTRDIQSPIKFRFNYTLIQEQPVMPAEGAPLPEIRNFPILNQQEAARIFEATFQKECGPNDICESNLQLSAKLNLSASIIKPNFYELLLGEKEEVVVEVNVTNIGESAYEAQLFIKHSANLNYIASKSNDSGICNLHNTTLVSCSIGNPFKMNKSVNIQIRFDPKGLEDNESQLGFVIFANSTSKEVSEKEPITLRATVLKRAELSITGSAKTQWAFYGGPVVGESAIKHLNEVGPRVSHVYEVFNEGPWKVSSVEVRISWPYEVANDKPHGKWLLYLEELPTVQALGGGECSLPPGHSVNPLKLQGSFGLDDMETLFPTSTAVPNMKNYPNHTNSIRDRRDTEKVVNTKTTIDKDGHRHQVVSMNCEASTAKCFDITCIIYNLQRKQEAVITLKARLWNSTLVEDYPRVDMVKIGSNAKIIIPPQVVIQQENLKDDQGIAETIAYPDLLDQQDSEPVPIWIIIVAIVAGLLLLILLTLVLWKLGFFKRRRPDPTLSGNLEKHRDDNPENEALFKH; the protein is encoded by the exons ATGCAGAGACTCATGATGctgttaataattttttccataatATACGGTgtattttccttcaatttggAAGCCCGGATACCTGTTATCAAAAGGGGCTCACCAGGTTCATATTTTGGTTACTCCGTTGCTGAACATCAAGAAATAGCTGATGATAATAAATCCACAAGTTG GATGTTGATCGGTGCACCATTGGATCAAAACTTGCAACCAGGAACCAATAAGTCTGGTGCGTTATGGCAATGTCCTTTAACAACGTATAATAATGACTGCATCCAAGTTGTTACTGATGGAAGACATG CTGAAATACCAAGTAATTCAA TTATTGAATCCGAAGAATTGGTGAAACCGAGCAATGACGAAATAAAAGACAATCAATGGCTGGGAGTAACTGTTCGAAGCCAAGGTGTTGGTGGTAAAGTAATG GTTTGTGCTCATCGTTACATCGTTAAAACGCCAGATTCTCGTTGGGGTCAAGGTCTCTGCTACATTTTGTCTCAGAACTTAAAATATGAAGAAGTTAAGAAGCCTTGTTCAGGGAGACCAACAAACAA AGCCCACGAACAGTTTGGTTATTGCCAGGCCGGCACCAGCGGACTGCTGACTTCCGAAGACCGTGTGCTAATAGGTACCCCAGGCCCACATACTTGGAAAGGAAATTTATTCCTTTTCGCTGTTTCCGAGGATTTTCTCGAGCGAGACCACACCATTTACTATGCTCCAATGCAAGACGCCTCTCCCGTTGATAAATACAGCTATTTAG GTATGTCAGTAGCTGTAGGCAAATTTTTCGGAGATGCTATATCCTATGCCGCTGGTGCACCACGGTCAAATGGAACAGGTCAAGTCGTTCTTTTGTCCAAACTCGACAAGCAGGCTGAAATGAATGTGGATTTAATTTTGGATGGAGAACAGTTTGCTTCGAGTTATGGTTACGAGATAATGTCTGCTGATGTTAATGGAGACAA GATCGGAGATCTCATAGTGGCTGcgccattttatttcaaaaaagcCGAGGGCGGAGCGGTGTACATTTACACACTGCTTTGTAAAAATCCAaaggaaaatccaaaatgcaaTAAACCTGTTAAATTAATTGGTCACGAAGAGTCAAGATTTGGGTTTTCTTTGACAAATTTGGGAGATTTAAATAAAGACGGTTACGAAGATATTGCAATTGGCGCGCCTTACGAAGGAAAAGGAGCGGTTTATATCTATCTTGGATCAAAGGATGGTATAATAACTTCACCGTCTCAAGTGATTCATTCTCATCAAATGCCAACTTCACTTAGTACGTTTGGATACTCTTTGAGTGGTGGCATAGACATGGATCAAAACGGATATCCAGATCTCCTAGTTGGAGCTTATGACAATGATGCAGTAGTTCTTCTTCGGGCAAGGAAAATCATTGATATTACAACCTATATTAGGTACCTTAACAAAAATATGACATATCAGGAGAAGATCGCTCCTATAGACCCAAACAAAGTTGGCTGCCCAACTGATCCTAGCTCTAATTATACATG ctTCTCATTTGAAGCTTGCTGCAAAACTGCGTCTTTGGTGAGGGATGAAGATATGCAGAATCTTAAACTGAAGTATTCCATTGAAGCTGAAACTTACTCAGGTGTAAGAAAGTTTTCTAGAGTTTGGTTTAAAAACGACAGTGTGCGTCCAAATTTTATTAGTCGCACTGTAACTCTTGATCCATCGAAATTGGAGCATTGCCAAGTAGATACCGTTTACTTAAAG GAAAACACGAGAGATATTCAATCTCCCATCAAATTCCGATTTAATTATACGCTAATTCAAGAACAGCCAGTTATGCCTGCTGAGGGGGCTCCGTTACCGgaaataagaaattttcctATTCTAAATCAACAAGAAGCTGCCCGAATCTTTGAAGCTACTTTCCAGAAGGAATGTGGGCCAAATGATATTTGTGAAAGTAACCTTCAACTGAGTGCGAAATTAAATCTATCAG CATCAATCATAAAGCCGAATTTCTACGAACTGTTActtggagaaaaagaggaagttGTGGTAGAAGTAAATGTTACAAATATCGGAGAATCCGCCTATGAAGCTCAACTTTTCATAAAACATTCTGCAAACTTAAATTATATTGCTAGTAAAAGTAACGATTCGGGGATCTGTAATTTACATAATACTACCTTAGTGAGTTGCTCAATTGGCAACCCGTTCAAAATGAATAAGTCGGTAAATATCCAAATCAGATTCGACCCCAAAGGGTTGGAGGACAATGAGTCGCAACTcggatttgtaatttttgctAATTCTACGTCGAAAGAAGTAAGTGAGAAGGAACCTATTACCCTTCGAGCCACCGTTCTCAAGAGGGCTGAATTATCTATCACAGG AAGCGCAAAAACGCAATGGGCCTTCTATGGTGGACCCGTAGTCGGTGAATCTGCTATAAAACATCTGAATGAAGTCGGACCTAGAGTGTCACATGTCTATGAAGTGTTTAACGAAGGACCTTGGAAAGTCAGTAGTGTCGAAGTTCGTATATCATGGCCCTACGAAGTCGCAAATGACAAGCCTCACGGAAAGTGGTTACTTTATCTGGAAGAATTGCCAACCGTACAAg CATTGGGAGGCGGAGAATGTTCATTACCACCAGGACACAGTGTGAATCCATTAAAATTACAAGGTAGTTTTGGTCTCGATGATATGGAAACTCTCTTTCCTACGTCTACCGCTGTCccgaatatgaaaaattatccaaatcACACAAATAGTATCCGAGATAGACGAGATACTGAAAAAGTAGTGAATACTAAGACCACCATTGATAAAGATGGTCATAGACATCAGGTTGTTTCTATGAATTGTGAAGCGTCGACAGCAAAGTGTTTTGATATTACGTGTATCATTTACAATCTTCAACGTAAACAAGAGGCAGTCATAACTCTGAAAGCTAGGCTGTGGAATTCAACGTTAGTAGAAGATTATCCGAGAGTGGATATGGTGAAGATTGGATCAAatgcgaaaataataattccgccTCAGGTTGTGATACAACAAGAAAATCTCAAGGACGATCAAGGAATCGCAGAAACCATAGCGTACCCAGATCTACTGGATCAGCAGGATTCCGAGCCTGTCCCAATATGGATAATTATTGTAGCTATAGTTGCAGGTTTGTTGCTCCTCATTTTGTTGACGTTAGTGCTTTGGAAActtggatttttcaaaagacGTAGACCAGACCCAACCCTATCTGGTAATCTTGAGAAGCATAGGGACGACAACCCGGAAAATGAAGCACTGTTCAAGCACTGA
- the LOC105690240 gene encoding integrin alpha-PS1 isoform X2: MQRLMMLLIIFSIIYGVFSFNLEARIPVIKRGSPGSYFGYSVAEHQEIADDNKSTSWMLIGAPLDQNLQPGTNKSGALWQCPLTTYNNDCIQVVTDGRHVIESEELVKPSNDEIKDNQWLGVTVRSQGVGGKVMVCAHRYIVKTPDSRWGQGLCYILSQNLKYEEVKKPCSGRPTNKAHEQFGYCQAGTSGLLTSEDRVLIGTPGPHTWKGNLFLFAVSEDFLERDHTIYYAPMQDASPVDKYSYLGMSVAVGKFFGDAISYAAGAPRSNGTGQVVLLSKLDKQAEMNVDLILDGEQFASSYGYEIMSADVNGDKIGDLIVAAPFYFKKAEGGAVYIYTLLCKNPKENPKCNKPVKLIGHEESRFGFSLTNLGDLNKDGYEDIAIGAPYEGKGAVYIYLGSKDGIITSPSQVIHSHQMPTSLSTFGYSLSGGIDMDQNGYPDLLVGAYDNDAVVLLRARKIIDITTYIRYLNKNMTYQEKIAPIDPNKVGCPTDPSSNYTCFSFEACCKTASLVRDEDMQNLKLKYSIEAETYSGVRKFSRVWFKNDSVRPNFISRTVTLDPSKLEHCQVDTVYLKENTRDIQSPIKFRFNYTLIQEQPVMPAEGAPLPEIRNFPILNQQEAARIFEATFQKECGPNDICESNLQLSAKLNLSASIIKPNFYELLLGEKEEVVVEVNVTNIGESAYEAQLFIKHSANLNYIASKSNDSGICNLHNTTLVSCSIGNPFKMNKSVNIQIRFDPKGLEDNESQLGFVIFANSTSKEVSEKEPITLRATVLKRAELSITGSAKTQWAFYGGPVVGESAIKHLNEVGPRVSHVYEVFNEGPWKVSSVEVRISWPYEVANDKPHGKWLLYLEELPTVQALGGGECSLPPGHSVNPLKLQGSFGLDDMETLFPTSTAVPNMKNYPNHTNSIRDRRDTEKVVNTKTTIDKDGHRHQVVSMNCEASTAKCFDITCIIYNLQRKQEAVITLKARLWNSTLVEDYPRVDMVKIGSNAKIIIPPQVVIQQENLKDDQGIAETIAYPDLLDQQDSEPVPIWIIIVAIVAGLLLLILLTLVLWKLGFFKRRRPDPTLSGNLEKHRDDNPENEALFKH; the protein is encoded by the exons ATGCAGAGACTCATGATGctgttaataattttttccataatATACGGTgtattttccttcaatttggAAGCCCGGATACCTGTTATCAAAAGGGGCTCACCAGGTTCATATTTTGGTTACTCCGTTGCTGAACATCAAGAAATAGCTGATGATAATAAATCCACAAGTTG GATGTTGATCGGTGCACCATTGGATCAAAACTTGCAACCAGGAACCAATAAGTCTGGTGCGTTATGGCAATGTCCTTTAACAACGTATAATAATGACTGCATCCAAGTTGTTACTGATGGAAGACATG TTATTGAATCCGAAGAATTGGTGAAACCGAGCAATGACGAAATAAAAGACAATCAATGGCTGGGAGTAACTGTTCGAAGCCAAGGTGTTGGTGGTAAAGTAATG GTTTGTGCTCATCGTTACATCGTTAAAACGCCAGATTCTCGTTGGGGTCAAGGTCTCTGCTACATTTTGTCTCAGAACTTAAAATATGAAGAAGTTAAGAAGCCTTGTTCAGGGAGACCAACAAACAA AGCCCACGAACAGTTTGGTTATTGCCAGGCCGGCACCAGCGGACTGCTGACTTCCGAAGACCGTGTGCTAATAGGTACCCCAGGCCCACATACTTGGAAAGGAAATTTATTCCTTTTCGCTGTTTCCGAGGATTTTCTCGAGCGAGACCACACCATTTACTATGCTCCAATGCAAGACGCCTCTCCCGTTGATAAATACAGCTATTTAG GTATGTCAGTAGCTGTAGGCAAATTTTTCGGAGATGCTATATCCTATGCCGCTGGTGCACCACGGTCAAATGGAACAGGTCAAGTCGTTCTTTTGTCCAAACTCGACAAGCAGGCTGAAATGAATGTGGATTTAATTTTGGATGGAGAACAGTTTGCTTCGAGTTATGGTTACGAGATAATGTCTGCTGATGTTAATGGAGACAA GATCGGAGATCTCATAGTGGCTGcgccattttatttcaaaaaagcCGAGGGCGGAGCGGTGTACATTTACACACTGCTTTGTAAAAATCCAaaggaaaatccaaaatgcaaTAAACCTGTTAAATTAATTGGTCACGAAGAGTCAAGATTTGGGTTTTCTTTGACAAATTTGGGAGATTTAAATAAAGACGGTTACGAAGATATTGCAATTGGCGCGCCTTACGAAGGAAAAGGAGCGGTTTATATCTATCTTGGATCAAAGGATGGTATAATAACTTCACCGTCTCAAGTGATTCATTCTCATCAAATGCCAACTTCACTTAGTACGTTTGGATACTCTTTGAGTGGTGGCATAGACATGGATCAAAACGGATATCCAGATCTCCTAGTTGGAGCTTATGACAATGATGCAGTAGTTCTTCTTCGGGCAAGGAAAATCATTGATATTACAACCTATATTAGGTACCTTAACAAAAATATGACATATCAGGAGAAGATCGCTCCTATAGACCCAAACAAAGTTGGCTGCCCAACTGATCCTAGCTCTAATTATACATG ctTCTCATTTGAAGCTTGCTGCAAAACTGCGTCTTTGGTGAGGGATGAAGATATGCAGAATCTTAAACTGAAGTATTCCATTGAAGCTGAAACTTACTCAGGTGTAAGAAAGTTTTCTAGAGTTTGGTTTAAAAACGACAGTGTGCGTCCAAATTTTATTAGTCGCACTGTAACTCTTGATCCATCGAAATTGGAGCATTGCCAAGTAGATACCGTTTACTTAAAG GAAAACACGAGAGATATTCAATCTCCCATCAAATTCCGATTTAATTATACGCTAATTCAAGAACAGCCAGTTATGCCTGCTGAGGGGGCTCCGTTACCGgaaataagaaattttcctATTCTAAATCAACAAGAAGCTGCCCGAATCTTTGAAGCTACTTTCCAGAAGGAATGTGGGCCAAATGATATTTGTGAAAGTAACCTTCAACTGAGTGCGAAATTAAATCTATCAG CATCAATCATAAAGCCGAATTTCTACGAACTGTTActtggagaaaaagaggaagttGTGGTAGAAGTAAATGTTACAAATATCGGAGAATCCGCCTATGAAGCTCAACTTTTCATAAAACATTCTGCAAACTTAAATTATATTGCTAGTAAAAGTAACGATTCGGGGATCTGTAATTTACATAATACTACCTTAGTGAGTTGCTCAATTGGCAACCCGTTCAAAATGAATAAGTCGGTAAATATCCAAATCAGATTCGACCCCAAAGGGTTGGAGGACAATGAGTCGCAACTcggatttgtaatttttgctAATTCTACGTCGAAAGAAGTAAGTGAGAAGGAACCTATTACCCTTCGAGCCACCGTTCTCAAGAGGGCTGAATTATCTATCACAGG AAGCGCAAAAACGCAATGGGCCTTCTATGGTGGACCCGTAGTCGGTGAATCTGCTATAAAACATCTGAATGAAGTCGGACCTAGAGTGTCACATGTCTATGAAGTGTTTAACGAAGGACCTTGGAAAGTCAGTAGTGTCGAAGTTCGTATATCATGGCCCTACGAAGTCGCAAATGACAAGCCTCACGGAAAGTGGTTACTTTATCTGGAAGAATTGCCAACCGTACAAg CATTGGGAGGCGGAGAATGTTCATTACCACCAGGACACAGTGTGAATCCATTAAAATTACAAGGTAGTTTTGGTCTCGATGATATGGAAACTCTCTTTCCTACGTCTACCGCTGTCccgaatatgaaaaattatccaaatcACACAAATAGTATCCGAGATAGACGAGATACTGAAAAAGTAGTGAATACTAAGACCACCATTGATAAAGATGGTCATAGACATCAGGTTGTTTCTATGAATTGTGAAGCGTCGACAGCAAAGTGTTTTGATATTACGTGTATCATTTACAATCTTCAACGTAAACAAGAGGCAGTCATAACTCTGAAAGCTAGGCTGTGGAATTCAACGTTAGTAGAAGATTATCCGAGAGTGGATATGGTGAAGATTGGATCAAatgcgaaaataataattccgccTCAGGTTGTGATACAACAAGAAAATCTCAAGGACGATCAAGGAATCGCAGAAACCATAGCGTACCCAGATCTACTGGATCAGCAGGATTCCGAGCCTGTCCCAATATGGATAATTATTGTAGCTATAGTTGCAGGTTTGTTGCTCCTCATTTTGTTGACGTTAGTGCTTTGGAAActtggatttttcaaaagacGTAGACCAGACCCAACCCTATCTGGTAATCTTGAGAAGCATAGGGACGACAACCCGGAAAATGAAGCACTGTTCAAGCACTGA